The sequence CCGGCAGCTCCCACCTACCACCCTCACCCACACCACGTCCTTCAGGAACAGAGAATGTCCCAGATGCCAGCCTCTCCACCCTGGTGGCACCCTCACAGTGGCACGCTCATGTGTGCTCATCGGAGGCCTGCAGCGCACTGCAACCTGCAGCTGAGAAGCCCAGCTGCCGTGGCTGGAGTTTGGTGCCAAAACTGTGGGGTCCAAACCCATTTTGCCACAAACTGGCTGAGCTCTCAGACCAGAAATGGTCAGTCCCCATGTGTGGACACTCGGCCTCTGATCTCCTTCCTGTCAGAATGGCACCCACCTCTGCGCCTGCTTTGAGATGAGAGGATTTGAGGGATCAACGCATGAGAAGCATCAGTCGGTGGGGTGAGCAGGTGGTACCATGTCAGCTGTGTCTCGTGGACACTCTCAGAGCCGTGGAGACCCCTGCCCACTTCACAGTACTGCTCACGGCTCCGAGGGTCACATTACACACTGGCTGAAGACCCAGCCAGCTAGAGAGTGTGAGGACCACGTGGCAGGGTGTAGTGACTGCCACCTGTGCTGTACAGCACACTCTCGTGGGGACACTTCTTTTGAATTCCAAACAATTATCAAActcatacgaggtcggacaattaagttcgtgaactttccaccatgtaagtgcacagtggaaagttcacgaacttaattgtctgacctttcgTAGTATATCCTATCACAAGGTTCACACCACTTTTCCCCCAAGATGAGCCACTTTCCACCCCAGTTCCCCCGTCTGCCCTCCTGGGGTGGGCGTGCGTGGGGACATCATGCCGACTATTCTGGGAATGCTGCCTCGAAGGCAAAAGCTCCCAGCAGCCCACAGCTCTCCAGTGTGGCTGCACCACCTGGGGCCTGTTCCTGCACGGTCTTGGCCTGGCGCCCCAGAGCACAGGACCGGTCCCACAGGGCCTGGGTCTCCTCCGGCACATGCTTTCAGTGCCCCTTCATCTTGTGCTGTGTCTAGAGAAGCTTGGTCTTGTTCTAAGGCATGGCATCTCCTCCCTCTGAATAAGAGAACTCCGCCGAAGAAAACAGCTTTCCCTGACATGCCACCAGGACCTCAGGCTGAAGTTGATCCCTGGCCAAGGGCCCACAGTGACTTCTCAGGGGCCTGCGCCCTGCACGGCTCCAAGCATCCACCCAGGCCTAGGAACCAGGCCACCCACCACTGGTATTCTGCAGCCCGCTTCTGACAGGGACAGCGACGTCCCCCTCACAGCCAGCCCGACAGGCCCCTGAGCTGGAAGGGGGATTTCCACCTGGGCCCGTGGCCTCACATTTTTCCAGTCTGTGTCAAGATGCCCCCTCTTTTGGGTTCAGGCTATTCTTTCTGTCGTTTCCTGTCCTTTCACCTGTCTGTCAGAGAAACTGAATCATAGGGTGGGAGGGCTGCTAGGACATGGCAGGGACGAAGGCTGCCAGGAGGTGATGGAGGGGTATGTGGCCGCTCTCCTCACCTCCTGCGCCTTCCCAGAGGACACCTTGGTAGTGGGGTGAATGAATGAGGCGTGGTAGGAGGTGTTTATCCTCTATCAGGTACATAGTAGCCTCTTCCAGCCACCTAACCCCACAGCCACAGAGAGACAATGACTAGGGTAGCGTTCAAGGCCCCTTTGGGGCTGGACACCCGCTGTGCCCGTGGGTGGGGTCCTGGAGGTTGGGGCGAGCAGGCAGTCCAAGGGGGACACCTAGAATTTGGGGTCAGGCGGCAGTCCACGGCTGACGGTGTCCGAGTGGGAGCTGGCGGCTGCCCTCTCCCTGGCGGCTGAGTGTGGACTTAGAGACAGGGCACCTGAGTCGGGGGTCTCACTATCAGCGGGGTGTCCCGGGTCCCTGCCCACCTGGGCGGAGCTGGGTTTCGATGCTGGAAGCCTGGGCAGGGCCCGCCTGGGTTGGCTGAGGATCCGGTGCGCTCGGACTGCTGCGCTccactgcccctgccccagtAGGGGCGCCTGGACGAGCAGCCCCGCCAGCCCGGCCGCGGGGCACGGTTCCAGGCGGCGCCGGTGCGTGCGAGGCCTGGAGGGACCGCAGAGAGGCGCGGAGGTGGAGCGCAGGGTGTGGGTGAGGGGCCCCGGCAGGACCAGGGGAAGAGCTGCGAGCCTCGCGCGGGAGCGCAGCACCTGCCTAAAGAGACATAGCGGGAACCACTGCCCAACTCCAGGCACCCTCGGCTGTGCCGGCTTTTCTACTTGCACTGGTGTGACAACGCCTCCTCGTGACGTCACCTCGTGCCCCCGGCCAATCACCAGGTAGCTCTCCCTGCAGCCGGCCTACCTGACGCCACCGCCCGGACCCCTCCCTcagcccttccccagcccctcccgGGGGCCGCGGCCCACACCCAGCCTCGCCCGGCTCGCCGCCTGGCTGGCTCCCTCCCCTCCAACGCAGAGCCTTCATTTCCCAGGTACCTGGGAGTACCTGGGGTGGGGATCCGCGAGCAGGCAGGGGGCGGGCTGTCGGTCACGTGGGGCGCGTCCTTCCCGGGGTTTCCAAGGTGATCGACAGGCACCCGGATGCTGATTATGCAGCAGCTCGCTTTGCTGCCACTGTTTTTCCCATCTGATGGCCGGTTCTGGGGACTGGACCTCAGGAAAAGAGATGGAGAGCAGGGTGGGCAGGCTGCAGGTGGCCTGGGGTAAGGACAGAGAGGCAGGATCATCACACGGAAGGGCCAGGCTGCCCGGCCCAGAGCACGGAAGTTTGCACCGGACAGCACCCATCTCGGTGGTCGGCCTCCTCCCGACGCCGCGCTCCTCCGTGAAGGGGTTTGTCCGGCTCGCGGCTGATGCCGCCACACCCTGCCCGTCAGTCTCGATGACTTCCACATTCGCAGACACAGCCCATTATATACCTGGACTGTGCCTCCTGTTGCAAACATCGTTGGCATTTTCCCCAGCAGCCATTTCTTCCTCCTACACTGAATAACGGCAAcactaataaaatgtaaactgtCCTCGTCTCCCGCGCAGTGGGCTCAGAGAAAGGGGGCCATTCCCTGGGGTGAACCCCGCCTGGGGGAAGTGGTATTGGGCCTCCACTTCCTCTTTGCTCGGATTGGCTGGGGGTGCGGCCCGCATTTGACCCGTTCCAGCCAATAGGGCCTGAGAGGGTGCTGGGAGGCAGGTGCGGTTGGGGAAAGTTTTGTGTCCTAGCTAAGGACcggcgggggtgtggggggtgtgggtggggggtgggggagtgggggtggggggtaggaatCAGCCATCCCCCTTTGCTTTGTTTGCCCTGGGAGGCTGAATGTCATGTAGGGACTCAGCTCCCCTCCCAAGAACGCAGGTTATGGCAAGGCCGAAAAGGAAccccaatggagccatagataggggagtcctaccactatatTCTAGATGGCAGCTGGGTtgaagatacaggaagcaggagccacaggatgcGCAATCCGCCAACCAATCAACCCCCCaacccagccacagcagttatgtcagtggctaatggctcactggtcacagctgatggccaccagccacagcggatggccatctgattacagctgatggccgtctaataaccgagccagcactccacgcgaggccgagagcctggaaagtgctctctgggactctgtccccacggTGAATGTGATGTTAGGAGCTGTCGCAGCCAAAGTGGGACCATGAGGAAAGAGGTAACGAGAACCCAAGGGGAGCTGATGCAAAGGTCTGTCCTTGCTGACGAGATGAATTAACCAACCCTGGAGCCTCCTGACTGGACAGCTTGTTGGTGAGAGAGGATAACCACCTGTGCCGAAGCCACTTTGACATGTCCCTACATGACATTCTGGCCACTTTGGGCCAGAAACTCTGGTATACGAGCTGAAGGCACCCTAACTGGTCCATTTCATCCGCAGAATAACCTAAATACTTGTGTTGATTCCACTTTCTAACTACCCTACCTGGTGTTTCTCGCAATGAAACAGGCCGTTGTGTTAGTTGCAGCTCCTTTGGCCTGCACCCTCCAGAGTCCGGAGCCTTACCGCATAGTCAGGGCTGAACACGTGTAATGAGGTGTGTGGCCCCCCGACAGCACAACCCTTCACCCCACACGTTACTAGtgtgaaacagaacaaaacaagcaCACAAACGAAAACCAGGGACATCAAGAACCTGAAGGACTCGGTCTACTGTGGTCCCTGCTGTGAAAGCCAAGTCGGAGGGCAAGTTGAGGCCTGGCCCAGGTGCTGGGTCCCAGAGATGAGGCCTGAGTCCCCCAGGCCCTGCAGGGCGGGAACCTGCCCACTGACCCTCACATGAGTGGGGAAGGTGTTGGCTGCTGTGTGGGCAGCTCCGTCATCCCAATGCCCGCACCCTCTTCCCTGATGCAGCCAGCCTGCAAAAGCACCTCCAGGCTCCCTTGAGCCCTGTGTGGTCACGTGACTGTTTTCCGCGGAGGCCTTGTGAGATTTCCGAGGAGGATTTGGAAGTGAGGCAGCAGCAGGTGTAGCGAGCCTGTGATGGCTGTGTCCCCTCCAGAGGCGCCCAGAGGTCAGAAGCTACCAGAGGGTGATGAGCAGAAAGATGGAGATAGGCCCTAACCTTGCACAGAGAATCCGACGTCTTTACTTCCCCCTCTGTTTCCTCCCAGTGTTGCTATGTTGCATTTTGTGTTATGCAGACGCTATCCCCCAACACATACAACTTCTGGTGGAGGGGCGGGGAGCGGGGGGGCTCCTGGGCCTGcacccccctcctccccaacTTCTGGGGTCCCAGGGATGGGGTTCCTCACCAGCCCACGCTCCACTTCTAATGCACCCTCTGCACCCTACTGTggttccagtggcttttcccGTTCCCAGAAACGGCCCCTCCCGCCCTGCAGTGTGGGCCACCTGGCTAGCCTTGCCCATCACTGCACCCTCAGTCATTTCCTCCTGGGCGTCCTCCTGGCCCCCCACTAGCTCAGACCCCCCTGACTTCTTCACTGTCCTATCATAGTTGTAATTGTATGTGCTCGTGGGACTGTCTGATTCATGGTTCCTTCCCCGTGACACTGAGCAACCTGAAAGCAGGTGGCCCTGAGCAcagctccccgcccccccccagaAGGCGCTCACACCTGCCACCTCCCGCCTGAGCCTGTGCCCCGCTGCTGCGTGCCTTCCGGTGTCCTTATCAGCTCTGGAATCGCTGCAGTCAGGAGGCCCCAGCGTGGGTTTTCTGCCCAGTCCCTTTCTCAGGGTAATTTCAGGCATATGACCGCTGCGACCCTCAAAGTGGGCGTGGTGAGAGAGCCGGATCCCACGGGGTGGGGACACACCACGGACAGCACTTGGAGTGCTCGCCCTGCCGCCTCGGGCCACCTCTTTGCCCTTCGCAGTCCCCTTGCGGGTACACAGGAACTGGGGACCCCCTCTGCCCAGGTCTTTGCCAGCTTGAGGACATTCTTCCACTTTCCGTCCATGGAGCTGGCTGATGAAAGAGGTCGCAGGGCAATCCTCCAGCCTGTCCGGCGTCCAGCAGGGCTGCGGAGGTGCACAGCTCCCGAGCTGAGGTGCACAGCGCCTGAGCCCCACCTTCCTGTCTGCAGGCTGGCGATGCCCCTCCCGGACTCGAGAAGAAACGGGCCGGAGGTCCTGTGGGGCTGGCCCCAACGAGTGAGAGTATTAGGGGAGGCTGCCGGAGGGGTGATTAGAATAGGTGCTGACAGCCGGAGGTGGGCGGGGGGTGGCGGAGCGAGGACCAAGCTCCTGAGTGGGGCGGACTGTGCACAGTCTAAGGAGACTCAGGGGCACCACGAGGGCTCAACCACAGCTAGGCGGTGGGGGGGGGACCTCGGGATTGGTGGGTGGTCTCTGGATGCTGCAGGAGTGGGGGACCCTCGGAGAGAGATTGGGGGTCTCCGGGCAGCAGGGCTTGAGAGGAGAGCCCTGAGGTTCAACTGGGATTGGCCAAAAGTGGGAGAGTGGCAGCCTGGAGAGCCAATCCTGCCCGGACGTGGGCGGGGCTCTCCTCTGTCTGGCCCAGTAAAAACCACTGGCCTATCAGGCATCAGTGCAGCTGGCCCTTCTCCCTGCTCTCCCCGCGGTCCTGTTCAGGCCTCACTCAGGGCCTCGGGGGGTCACGTCACCGCATTCCCCCCACTACTGCCACTCCCGGGTACGTGGGAAGAGGCGTGGTCTGCATCTCCATGCCCACCAAACCTCCGTGTGGGCCACAGCTGCAGCCTGCACTCTCCATCAACTCTTTTACCCTCCCAGCTCCCCATGGAGATGAGTTTGTCAGGTCCCCCACTTTCCTCAACCCCTTCACCCCCTGTCCCCCGGGAGCCACTGCCGTCTTGTCATTTTCCGTCACTCCGATTCCCTCTCAGTCATCGTGGGGAAGAGGCTGTCTCAATCCTCATCCTCCGGAGTTGATGTCACCCTCCCAAAGCCGTAGGGAAAGCCTGTCAATTGGAGTCGATGCCCCTCCTCCCGGAGTGTCACCTCCACTTTCCATCACTTCTCTTAATTCCCAACTGCCCACAAGGAAGGTGCTGTCACCAGCGAGGCAAAGCAGGCACACAGATAAGTCCTTGCCACAGGCGCCCGGCTGGTAGGTGGAGGCAGCAGAGCGAAGCCAGGCGTGGGGCTGGCATCCAAGCTGTGCAGCCTGATAGTGACAGGAGGGCTCCTTGGGACTCTGACGCCAATG comes from Rhinolophus ferrumequinum isolate MPI-CBG mRhiFer1 chromosome 5, mRhiFer1_v1.p, whole genome shotgun sequence and encodes:
- the LOC117021980 gene encoding uncharacterized protein LOC117021980 isoform X3 is translated as MPTMFATGGTVQSPEPAIRWEKQWQQSELLHNQHPGACRSPWKPREGRAPRDRQPAPCLLADPHPRQVLRSRARLAALPLVLPGPLTHTLRSTSAPLCGPSRPRTHRRRLEPCPAAGLAGLLVQAPLLGQGQWSAAVRAHRILSQPRRALPRLPASKPSSAQVGRDPGHPADSETPDSGALSLSPHSAARERAAASSHSDTVSRGLPPDPKF
- the LOC117021980 gene encoding uncharacterized protein LOC117021980 isoform X1; protein product: MPTMFATGGTVQATCSLPTLLSISFPEVQSPEPAIRWEKQWQQSELLHNQHPGACRSPWKPREGRAPRDRQPAPCLLADPHPRQVLRSRARLAALPLVLPGPLTHTLRSTSAPLCGPSRPRTHRRRLEPCPAAGLAGLLVQAPLLGQGQWSAAVRAHRILSQPRRALPRLPASKPSSAQVGRDPGHPADSETPDSGALSLSPHSAARERAAASSHSDTVSRGLPPDPKF
- the LOC117021980 gene encoding uncharacterized protein LOC117021980 isoform X2; this encodes MPTMFATGGTVQVQSPEPAIRWEKQWQQSELLHNQHPGACRSPWKPREGRAPRDRQPAPCLLADPHPRQVLRSRARLAALPLVLPGPLTHTLRSTSAPLCGPSRPRTHRRRLEPCPAAGLAGLLVQAPLLGQGQWSAAVRAHRILSQPRRALPRLPASKPSSAQVGRDPGHPADSETPDSGALSLSPHSAARERAAASSHSDTVSRGLPPDPKF
- the LOC117021980 gene encoding uncharacterized protein LOC117021980 isoform X4, translating into MPTMFATGGTVQATCSLPTLLSISFPEVQSPEPAIRWEKQWQQSELLHNQHPGACRSPWKPREGRAPRDRQPAPCLLADPHPRPRTHRRRLEPCPAAGLAGLLVQAPLLGQGQWSAAVRAHRILSQPRRALPRLPASKPSSAQVGRDPGHPADSETPDSGALSLSPHSAARERAAASSHSDTVSRGLPPDPKF
- the LOC117021980 gene encoding uncharacterized protein LOC117021980 isoform X5, which codes for MPTMFATGGTVQATCSLPTLLSISFPEVQSPEPAIRWEKQWQQSELLHNQHPGACRSPWKPREGRAPRDRQPAPCLLADPHPRQVLRSRARLAALPLVLPGPLTHTLRSTSAPLCGPSRPRTHRRRLEPCPAAGLAGLLVQAPLLGQGQWSAAVRAHRILSQPRRALPRLPASKPSSAQSKMHISMMPKS